The following are encoded together in the Zingiber officinale cultivar Zhangliang chromosome 8A, Zo_v1.1, whole genome shotgun sequence genome:
- the LOC122008787 gene encoding protein BONZAI 3-like isoform X1, giving the protein MGGCCSDVKGGQQAVGTGGSSALAAHATAQQEANDAVGYLVHSRGLRGLYTTLELSLSASKLRDLDVLSKSDPLAILHLKRTDGILEELGRTEVIMNNLSPTWITKFTINYQFEIVQHLVIRVYDVDTKYHNMPVKTINLNEQDYLGEASCVLSEIVTKPSSSLTLTLQQKRGPSSVRSGTITVHAEEPVSSRNAFEITFRCSKLENKDVFSKSDPFLRISKVVESGIIIPVCKTEVVNNDLNPIWKPVTLRMQQLGSKENPLIIECFDFNVSGKHEQLGTLQTSVADIEKLAWERGSANFYAHSHHGAKKMLKGQLFVDNFIEKSQFSFLDYISSGFQLNFMVAIDFTASNGDPRHTSSLHFIDPSGRLNSYQQAIISVGEVLQFYDSDKHFPAWGFGGRISHGSVSHCFNLNGSPGESEVSGVEGIMAAYAMALHNVALSGPTLFGPVICKAAEIATQSLSIGQNKYYALLIITDGVITDLQATVDAIVRASDLPMSILIVGVGGADFKEMEFLDADNGKRLESSTGRIATRDIVQFVPMRDLQGNQVSVAQSLLEELPVQFLSYMWSRDIKPFSLRS; this is encoded by the exons ATGGGCGGGTGCTGCTCGGATGTGAAGGGAGGTCAGCAGGCGGTCGGCACTGGGGGTTCCTCCGCCTTGGCGGCGCATGCGACGGCGCAGCAGGAGGCCAATGATGCGGTTGGATACCTTGTTCACTCCCGCGGTCTCCGCGGTCTCTACACTACTCTTGAG CTATCATTATCTGCCTCAAAGTTACGTGACCTTGATGTTCTGTCAAAG AGTGATCCACTTGCCATTCTCCATTTGAAAAGAACAGATGGTATTCTTGAAGAACTTGGGCGTACAGAAGTGATAATGAATAATCTGAGTCCTACTTGGATCACCAAATTTACCATCAATTACCAGTTTGAAATTGTTCAACACTTGGT TATCAGAGTCTATGATGTGGACACCAAATATCATAATATGCCTGTTAAG ACTATCAATTTGAATGAGCAAGACTATCTTGGAGAAGCTTCTTGTGTTTTGTCAGAG ATAGTGACCAAGCCAAGCAGCAGTTTGACTCTAACTCTCCAACAAAAAAGGGGGCCTTCTAGTGTGCGTTCAGGAACCATAACTGTGCATGCTGAGGAGCCAGTTTCTTCCAGGAATGCTTTTGAGATAACATTCCGCTGTTCAAAGTTGGAAAATAAAGATGTTTTCTCTAAAAGT GATCCATTTTTACGAATATCAAAGGTGGTTGAGAGTGGTATCATTATTCCAGTATGCAAAACAGAAGTTGTCAACAATGACCTGAACCCGATTTGGAAACCTGTGACTCTGCGCATGCAGCAGCTTGGCAGCAAG GAGAATCCATTGATTATTGAATGTTTTGATTTCAATGTCAGTGGCAAGCATGAACAGCTAGG CACGCTTCAGACTAGTGTGGCAGATATTGAGAAGCTTGCATGGGAAAGAGGTAGTGCAAATTTTTACGCACATTCTCATCACGGTGCCAAAAAG ATGCTGAAAGGACAGTTGTTTGTGGATAATTTCATTGAAAAATCTCAATTCAGTTTCTTGGATTATATATCCAGTGGATTTCAGCTTAATTTTATGGTTGCAATTGATTTTACAG cttcAAACGGAGATCCAAGACATACTTCTTCCTTGCATTTTATTGATCCATCTGGACGCTTAAATTCCTACCAGCAG GCCATAATAAGTGTTGGGGAGGTCCTGCAGTTCTATGATTCTGATAAGCACTTTCCTGCATGGGGTTTTGGTGGGAGGATATCACATGGATCAGTTTCTCATTGTTTCAACCTTAATGGGAGTCCTGGGGAGAGCGAG GTTTCAGGAGTAGAAGGCATTATGGCGGCCTATGCAATGGCTCTACATAATGTGGCCCTTTCTGGACCAACTCTGTTTGGACCAGTGATCTGTAAAGCTGCAGAAATCGCCACCCAATCCCTATCTATTGGGCAAAACAAGTACTATGCATTGCTTATAATTACG GATGGAGTTATTACTGATTTGCAGGCAACCGTGGATGCTATCGTGAGGGCTTCTGATTTACCCATGTCGATTCTCATTGTTGGAGTAGGAGGTGCTGATTTCAAAGAAATGGAG TTCCTGGATGCTGATAATGGAAAAAGATTAGAGAGCTCCACAGGACGAATAGCTACTCGGGACATCGTCCAGTTTGTTCCTATGCGGGATTTGCAGG GTAATCAAGTTTCGGTGGCTCAGTCGCTGCTTGAAGAGCTGCCTGTACAATTTCTATCCTACATGTGGAGCAGGGACATCAAACCATTTAGTTTACGCTCCTAA
- the LOC122008787 gene encoding protein BONZAI 3-like isoform X2, with product MNNLSPTWITKFTINYQFEIVQHLVIRVYDVDTKYHNMPVKTINLNEQDYLGEASCVLSEIVTKPSSSLTLTLQQKRGPSSVRSGTITVHAEEPVSSRNAFEITFRCSKLENKDVFSKSDPFLRISKVVESGIIIPVCKTEVVNNDLNPIWKPVTLRMQQLGSKENPLIIECFDFNVSGKHEQLGTLQTSVADIEKLAWERGSANFYAHSHHGAKKMLKGQLFVDNFIEKSQFSFLDYISSGFQLNFMVAIDFTASNGDPRHTSSLHFIDPSGRLNSYQQAIISVGEVLQFYDSDKHFPAWGFGGRISHGSVSHCFNLNGSPGESEVSGVEGIMAAYAMALHNVALSGPTLFGPVICKAAEIATQSLSIGQNKYYALLIITDGVITDLQATVDAIVRASDLPMSILIVGVGGADFKEMEFLDADNGKRLESSTGRIATRDIVQFVPMRDLQGNQVSVAQSLLEELPVQFLSYMWSRDIKPFSLRS from the exons ATGAATAATCTGAGTCCTACTTGGATCACCAAATTTACCATCAATTACCAGTTTGAAATTGTTCAACACTTGGT TATCAGAGTCTATGATGTGGACACCAAATATCATAATATGCCTGTTAAG ACTATCAATTTGAATGAGCAAGACTATCTTGGAGAAGCTTCTTGTGTTTTGTCAGAG ATAGTGACCAAGCCAAGCAGCAGTTTGACTCTAACTCTCCAACAAAAAAGGGGGCCTTCTAGTGTGCGTTCAGGAACCATAACTGTGCATGCTGAGGAGCCAGTTTCTTCCAGGAATGCTTTTGAGATAACATTCCGCTGTTCAAAGTTGGAAAATAAAGATGTTTTCTCTAAAAGT GATCCATTTTTACGAATATCAAAGGTGGTTGAGAGTGGTATCATTATTCCAGTATGCAAAACAGAAGTTGTCAACAATGACCTGAACCCGATTTGGAAACCTGTGACTCTGCGCATGCAGCAGCTTGGCAGCAAG GAGAATCCATTGATTATTGAATGTTTTGATTTCAATGTCAGTGGCAAGCATGAACAGCTAGG CACGCTTCAGACTAGTGTGGCAGATATTGAGAAGCTTGCATGGGAAAGAGGTAGTGCAAATTTTTACGCACATTCTCATCACGGTGCCAAAAAG ATGCTGAAAGGACAGTTGTTTGTGGATAATTTCATTGAAAAATCTCAATTCAGTTTCTTGGATTATATATCCAGTGGATTTCAGCTTAATTTTATGGTTGCAATTGATTTTACAG cttcAAACGGAGATCCAAGACATACTTCTTCCTTGCATTTTATTGATCCATCTGGACGCTTAAATTCCTACCAGCAG GCCATAATAAGTGTTGGGGAGGTCCTGCAGTTCTATGATTCTGATAAGCACTTTCCTGCATGGGGTTTTGGTGGGAGGATATCACATGGATCAGTTTCTCATTGTTTCAACCTTAATGGGAGTCCTGGGGAGAGCGAG GTTTCAGGAGTAGAAGGCATTATGGCGGCCTATGCAATGGCTCTACATAATGTGGCCCTTTCTGGACCAACTCTGTTTGGACCAGTGATCTGTAAAGCTGCAGAAATCGCCACCCAATCCCTATCTATTGGGCAAAACAAGTACTATGCATTGCTTATAATTACG GATGGAGTTATTACTGATTTGCAGGCAACCGTGGATGCTATCGTGAGGGCTTCTGATTTACCCATGTCGATTCTCATTGTTGGAGTAGGAGGTGCTGATTTCAAAGAAATGGAG TTCCTGGATGCTGATAATGGAAAAAGATTAGAGAGCTCCACAGGACGAATAGCTACTCGGGACATCGTCCAGTTTGTTCCTATGCGGGATTTGCAGG GTAATCAAGTTTCGGTGGCTCAGTCGCTGCTTGAAGAGCTGCCTGTACAATTTCTATCCTACATGTGGAGCAGGGACATCAAACCATTTAGTTTACGCTCCTAA
- the LOC122008784 gene encoding RNA-binding protein BRN1-like, producing MEEAEGRGGGRERGEESVKLFVGQVPRHMTEEELMALFKEVSLVDEVSVIKDKVTKASRGCCFLICPSREEADKAVAECHNKRTLPGAASPMQVKYADGELERLEHKLFIGMLPKNVSDADIAALFSKYGAIRDLKLLRGSQHTNKGCAFLKYETKEQALAALEALNGKHRMEGSSVPLVVKWADTEKERQARRAQKAPSQASGISYANSMQHQSLFGALPMGYIPAYNGYGYQPTGNYGLMQYPLTSMQSQAAFHNMIPPVNQANTLHAISSDVSTTPRNFNTAQSGGFIGSPYPAPSSGFQYPLSYQIKTRHLGNSHSSDPPVNMTINQATPSSPRTISGRQIEGPPGANLFIYHIPQEYGDQELANAFQRFGRVLSAKVFVDKATGVSKCFGFVSYDLPTAAQIAIDAMNGSQLGGKKLKVQLKKENKNLLSKPY from the exons ATGGAGGAAgcagaagggagaggcggcgggaGGGAGCGCGGGGAGGAGAGCGTGAAGCTGTTCGTAGGGCAGGTGCCAAGGCACATGACGGAGGAGGAGCTAATGGCTCTGTTCAAGGAGGTCTCCCTCGTTGACGAGGTCAGCGTCATCAAGGACAAGGTCACCAAGGCCTCTCGAG GTTGCTGCTTCCTGATCTGCCCGTCGCGGGAGGAGGCCGACAAAGCGGTTGCTGAGTGCCACAACAAGCGGACGCTTCCTGGG GCTGCTTCTCCAATGCAAGTAAAGTATGCTGATGGTGAGCTTGAAAGACTAG AACACAAGCTTTTCATAGGCATGCTTCCAAAGAATGTGTCTGATGCAGACATTGCAGCATTGTTCTCAAAATACGGTGCTATCAGGGATTTGAAGCTCTTGAGAGGTTCCCAACATACAAATAAAG GATGCGCTTTCCtgaaatacgaaacaaaagaacAAGCTTTGGCTGCCCTTGAAGCCTTGAATGGGAAACATAGGATGGAG GGATCTAGTGTGCCTTTGGTTGTCAAGTGGGCAGACACAGAGAAGGAAAGGCAAGCTCGACGAGCACAAAAGGCTCCATCACAGGCCTCCGGTATTTCTTATGCCAATTCGATGCAGCATCAATCATTATTTGGAGCTTTACCAATGGGCTACATTCCTGCATACAATGGATATGGGTATCAG CCAACAGGAAATTATGGACTCATGCAATACCCATTGACTTCAATGCAAAGTCAAGCTGCATTTCATAATATGATTCCACCAGTTAATCAAGCAAATACACTACACGCGATCAGTTCTGATGTTTCTACGACACCTAGGAATTTTAACACAGCACAATCTGGTGGCTTTATAGGCTCACCATATCCTGCCCCTTCGTCAGGTTTTCAGTATCCATTATCATATCAAATTAAAACTAGACATTTGGGCAATTCACACAGCTCTGACCCGCCTGTTAATATGACGATTAATCAAGCAACACCTTCAAGTCCTAGGACTATATCTGGGCGACAGATAGAAG GTCCTCCTGGAGCTAATTTGTTTATATACCATATCCCGCAAGAATATGGAGATCAGGAACTCGCAAATGCCTTTCAGCGATTTGGAAGGGTTTTGAGTGCCAAAGTATTTGTAGACAAAGCAACTGGTGTTAGTAAATGCTTTG GTTTTGTAAGTTACGACTTACCCACAGCTGCCCAGATCGCTATTGATGCGATGAATGGCTCTCAATTGGGTGGTAAGAAGTTGAAAGTGCAACTtaagaaggaaaacaaaaatttattaagtaaaCCTTATTGA